The Pseudomonas parafulva genome includes a window with the following:
- a CDS encoding enoyl-CoA hydratase, translated as MAFETILLDIHGKVGLITLNRPQALNALNAQIVSELNQALDQLERDPGIGCVVLTGSAKAFAAGADIKEMAELKYPQIYVDDLFSDADRIANRRKPIIAAVSGFALGGGCELAMMCDFILAGDNAKFGQPEINLGVLPGMGGTQRLTRAVGKAKAMELCLTGRLMGAEEAERSGLVARVVPQDELLQEALKVAATIAAKSIPVSMMVKESVNRAFEVTLSEGVRFERRVFHAAFSTEDQKEGMAAFIAKREAQFKDR; from the coding sequence ATGGCATTTGAAACCATCCTGTTGGACATTCATGGCAAGGTTGGCCTGATCACGCTCAATCGCCCGCAGGCGCTCAACGCCTTGAACGCGCAGATTGTCAGCGAACTGAACCAGGCCTTGGATCAGCTCGAGCGCGACCCTGGCATTGGCTGCGTGGTGCTCACAGGTTCGGCGAAGGCGTTTGCCGCTGGCGCTGACATCAAGGAAATGGCTGAGCTCAAGTACCCGCAAATCTACGTGGACGACCTGTTCAGCGATGCCGACCGCATCGCCAACCGGCGCAAGCCGATCATTGCCGCCGTGTCGGGGTTTGCGCTGGGCGGTGGTTGTGAGCTGGCGATGATGTGCGACTTCATTTTGGCTGGCGATAATGCCAAGTTCGGTCAGCCTGAAATCAACCTTGGGGTGTTGCCGGGCATGGGAGGCACGCAGCGCTTGACCCGTGCGGTGGGCAAGGCCAAAGCCATGGAGTTGTGCCTGACCGGTCGCCTGATGGGTGCTGAGGAAGCGGAGCGCTCAGGGCTGGTGGCGCGTGTCGTGCCGCAGGACGAGCTGTTGCAGGAGGCGCTGAAAGTGGCCGCCACTATCGCTGCCAAGTCCATTCCGGTAAGCATGATGGTCAAGGAGAGCGTTAACCGCGCGTTCGAAGTCACCCTCAGCGAAGGTGTGCGATTCGAGCGGCGGGTGTTTCATGCGGCGTTCTCTACCGAAGATCAGAAAGAAGGCATGGCCGCGTTCATCGCCAAGCGTGAGGCGCAATTCAAGGATCGTTGA
- a CDS encoding polymorphic toxin type 44 domain-containing protein, producing the protein MPRELPATVITDRRPDFSPLTVRPVVEPLDPQAQDTLDWLIRANEYVQDWMTQKENEINQQHDENLNALDAELDADILEAGGLNTTIDILTPINIVRNEKNVLIKLYMAKESTATEKNAIALRFASNHGFDPASAKPSSFVRAKGYKVVVDQKRLADWADSLQAVKLFQIYTEMAQRLRARVETLLAIESTQNIRAAEALSAAMEQIRLNQYPSPPPGVSLDQNLEESKAQKEHFKNGGTAFLLSWFYKKVRNRGEWDYKQLGSQFESFGNFNYGATGTASGISEAVLLRAAGAAQLVSGTSQADFDAWWAEAPYGDDPVDQAWIKAGIDYAKSKEH; encoded by the coding sequence ATGCCAAGAGAGCTACCTGCCACGGTCATTACTGATCGTCGTCCCGATTTTTCGCCACTCACTGTCCGTCCAGTTGTGGAACCTCTTGACCCCCAAGCACAGGACACATTGGACTGGTTGATTCGCGCTAACGAATATGTCCAAGACTGGATGACACAGAAAGAAAATGAAATTAATCAGCAACATGATGAAAACTTAAACGCATTGGATGCCGAACTAGATGCTGACATCTTGGAGGCAGGCGGACTAAACACGACCATCGACATATTAACACCCATCAATATTGTCAGGAACGAGAAAAATGTATTAATCAAACTCTACATGGCCAAAGAATCAACCGCCACTGAAAAAAACGCCATTGCACTGCGTTTCGCCAGCAATCACGGCTTTGATCCGGCCAGTGCCAAACCCTCCAGCTTTGTACGCGCCAAAGGCTACAAGGTGGTAGTCGACCAAAAGCGCCTAGCGGACTGGGCGGACAGTTTACAAGCTGTTAAACTTTTTCAAATTTACACTGAAATGGCACAACGTCTACGAGCGCGTGTAGAAACCCTTTTAGCTATCGAAAGCACACAAAATATCCGCGCAGCGGAAGCACTAAGCGCGGCAATGGAACAGATTCGTCTGAATCAGTATCCTTCTCCACCCCCAGGTGTATCACTTGACCAGAACCTCGAAGAATCCAAAGCTCAAAAAGAGCACTTCAAGAATGGTGGTACCGCTTTTCTACTGAGCTGGTTTTATAAGAAAGTGCGTAATCGTGGTGAGTGGGATTACAAGCAGCTGGGCTCGCAGTTTGAAAGCTTTGGAAATTTCAATTATGGTGCTACAGGTACTGCAAGCGGGATATCCGAAGCCGTCCTCTTAAGAGCTGCAGGGGCTGCACAGTTGGTTTCAGGCACATCGCAAGCGGATTTCGACGCTTGGTGGGCAGAGGCGCCATACGGTGACGATCCAGTAGATCAAGCATGGATTAAAGCAGGTATTGATTATGCCAAGTCCAAAGAACACTAG